In one window of Pseudooceanicola aestuarii DNA:
- a CDS encoding glycine zipper family protein: protein MKPMLIAPLSLTGLLGACADMGTNVDPILDGAPNAQFQSDLSACRSLARSQKQLDHETMAAAAIGAGIGGLLGEVDDDGDALGGAVAGALAGTAMGVSEASETREEIVLNCLRGRGHAVVN from the coding sequence ATGAAACCGATGCTGATTGCCCCGCTTAGCCTGACCGGACTTCTGGGCGCCTGTGCCGACATGGGCACGAATGTGGACCCGATCCTCGACGGCGCGCCGAACGCGCAGTTCCAGAGCGACCTGTCTGCCTGCCGGAGCCTCGCGCGCAGTCAGAAGCAACTCGATCACGAGACGATGGCTGCAGCCGCCATTGGCGCCGGGATCGGTGGTCTCCTGGGCGAAGTGGACGACGATGGCGATGCACTCGGCGGGGCTGTTGCGGGCGCACTGGCCGGCACCGCGATGGGCGTGTCCGAGGCGAGTGAGACGCGCGAAGAAATCGTCTTGAACTGCCTTCGCGGCCGCGGCCACGCGGTTGTCAATTGA
- a CDS encoding SDR family oxidoreductase, with product MNVFIAGATGYLGRFLCAEYARRGHHVTALVRDTARAEGLADVLVEAEATRPETLTGVMDGVDLVVSSLGITRQADGLGYREVDFQANLNLLREAEAAGVKRFAYVHVLNADAMAGVPLVDAKAALVEALHASDMPATVIAPTGYFSDMGELFAMARQGRVWLFGDGSQRLNPINGADLAEAIADATDAGRGWAEIGGPDVMTQDEIALAAFAALGTKPRITHLPDALRRAALAILRILPRRMSGPARFFLTALGMDMVAPRYGTRRLSDHFARLADAADHPKGHRP from the coding sequence ATGAACGTTTTCATCGCTGGCGCGACTGGCTACCTCGGACGCTTTCTCTGCGCCGAATACGCGCGGCGCGGCCACCACGTCACGGCGCTGGTCCGCGATACTGCCCGGGCCGAAGGGCTTGCCGATGTGCTGGTAGAGGCCGAGGCCACCCGACCCGAAACGCTGACGGGCGTCATGGACGGCGTGGACCTCGTCGTCTCGTCACTCGGGATCACCCGGCAGGCCGACGGGCTGGGCTATCGCGAGGTCGACTTTCAGGCCAACCTGAATCTTCTGCGCGAGGCAGAGGCGGCGGGCGTGAAACGCTTTGCCTATGTCCATGTGCTGAATGCCGACGCCATGGCCGGCGTGCCGCTGGTCGATGCCAAGGCTGCGCTTGTCGAGGCGCTCCATGCCTCCGACATGCCCGCGACGGTGATCGCGCCAACCGGGTATTTCTCTGACATGGGCGAGCTCTTCGCGATGGCGCGGCAGGGCCGTGTCTGGCTGTTCGGCGACGGGTCGCAGCGCCTCAACCCGATCAACGGCGCCGACCTGGCCGAGGCCATCGCAGACGCGACCGATGCGGGACGGGGGTGGGCCGAGATCGGCGGCCCCGACGTGATGACGCAGGACGAGATTGCGCTTGCCGCCTTTGCCGCGCTGGGGACCAAGCCGCGCATCACCCACCTCCCGGATGCCCTGCGCCGCGCCGCGCTTGCCATCCTGCGGATCCTGCCGCGCCGCATGAGCGGCCCCGCGCGCTTCTTCCTGACCGCGCTCGGGATGGACATGGTCGCGCCCCGCTACGGGACGCGGCGCCTTTCCGACCATTTCGCACGCCTCGCCGATGCGGCAGACCACCCGAAAGGACACCGTCCATGA
- the dusA gene encoding tRNA dihydrouridine(20/20a) synthase DusA, translating to MKLNAKYASRLAVAPMMDWTDTHCRTLHRLLSRHALLYTEMVTAPALVRGGAVHLLEFTPDEHPVALQLGGSDPAELAQAARMGAQAGYDEINLNVGCPSDRVQSGTFGAVLMKQPGLVAECVAAMREAVDVEVTVKCRIGVDDQKPEEVLPEFLSRVGAAGCERFIIHARKAWLQGLSPKENRDIPPLDYDLVQRMRGLFGGLHLSINGGITTLAQARGFLDAGLDGVMVGRAAYHDPAAVLVGADAAIFGDPGGLSPEDAARAMLPYIETHLSAGGKLSQVTRHMLGLFQGRPGARAWRRILSEGAHRPDAGPALVERALREVTARAA from the coding sequence TTGAAATTAAATGCAAAATATGCGTCACGGCTTGCCGTGGCACCCATGATGGATTGGACCGACACCCATTGCCGGACCTTGCATCGGCTGCTGTCGCGGCATGCGTTGCTGTATACCGAAATGGTCACCGCGCCGGCGTTGGTGCGGGGCGGGGCGGTGCATCTGTTGGAGTTCACGCCGGACGAACATCCCGTAGCCTTGCAGCTGGGCGGGTCCGACCCGGCGGAGCTGGCGCAGGCGGCGCGGATGGGGGCGCAGGCAGGCTATGACGAGATCAACCTGAACGTCGGCTGCCCGTCGGACCGGGTGCAATCGGGAACCTTCGGCGCGGTGCTGATGAAACAGCCCGGCCTGGTCGCTGAATGCGTGGCGGCGATGCGCGAGGCGGTGGATGTCGAGGTGACGGTGAAATGCCGCATTGGCGTGGATGACCAGAAGCCGGAGGAGGTGCTGCCCGAATTCCTCTCCCGCGTCGGGGCGGCGGGCTGCGAGCGGTTCATCATCCATGCCCGCAAGGCCTGGTTGCAGGGGCTGTCACCCAAGGAGAACAGGGATATCCCGCCGCTGGATTATGACCTGGTGCAGCGGATGCGCGGCCTGTTCGGCGGGCTGCATCTGTCGATCAACGGCGGCATTACCACGTTGGCCCAGGCGCGCGGCTTTCTGGATGCCGGGCTGGACGGGGTGATGGTGGGGCGCGCGGCCTATCATGATCCGGCGGCGGTGCTGGTGGGGGCGGATGCGGCGATCTTCGGCGATCCCGGCGGGCTGTCGCCCGAGGATGCGGCCCGCGCCATGTTGCCCTATATCGAGACCCACCTGAGCGCGGGGGGCAAGCTGTCGCAGGTCACGCGCCACATGCTGGGCCTGTTCCAGGGCCGGCCCGGCGCGCGGGCCTGGCGGCGGATCCTGTCGGAGGGCGCGCACCGGCCCGATGCCGGCCCGGCGCTGGTCGAACGTGCGCTGCGCGAAGTCACGGCACGGGCAGCCTGA
- a CDS encoding multidrug effflux MFS transporter, which translates to MFRLALILGLMSLTSPAAIDMYLPALPDLARDFGATEAAVQATLSSYFLAFGLAQVIYGPMADAMGRKAPLMLGMGIFLIGSVGALLSGTLGALIAWRFVQGLGGAALMAVPRAVIRDRYTGAEATRLMAMIMLVISVSPMLAPLAGSLVLAFAEWRAIFGVLVALAVLSLGLTAFVLPETLTPQKRRPFSLAAMGRGVRRLVTDPMFMGLTFIGGFGMASFFVFLATATFVYTKSYGMTPTGFSIAFALNAVGFFSASQMAGPLGARFGITRLVRLGVTGFFVSELVLLTLVLSGVGGMYVVIPGLFIGNAFLGLVIPTTMVLALDDHGDLAGLAASLGGTMQMVAGGVMIGLVGPFTDGSEAPMVAAIAMCATISFVLMLLTFRRRIVTA; encoded by the coding sequence ATGTTCCGCCTTGCCCTGATCCTGGGGCTGATGTCCCTCACCAGCCCCGCCGCCATCGACATGTACTTGCCCGCCCTGCCCGACCTCGCCCGTGATTTCGGCGCGACCGAGGCGGCGGTGCAGGCCACCCTGTCCAGCTATTTTCTGGCCTTCGGACTGGCACAGGTGATCTATGGCCCGATGGCAGACGCGATGGGCCGCAAGGCGCCGCTGATGCTGGGCATGGGGATCTTCCTGATCGGATCGGTCGGCGCGCTGCTGTCGGGCACGCTGGGGGCGCTGATCGCCTGGCGCTTTGTTCAGGGGCTGGGCGGCGCGGCACTGATGGCCGTCCCCCGCGCGGTGATCCGGGACCGCTACACCGGGGCCGAGGCGACGCGGCTGATGGCGATGATCATGCTGGTGATCTCGGTCTCGCCGATGCTGGCGCCACTGGCAGGCAGCCTGGTGCTGGCCTTTGCAGAATGGCGCGCGATCTTCGGCGTGCTGGTGGCGCTGGCGGTGCTCAGCCTGGGGTTGACCGCCTTCGTGCTGCCCGAAACCCTGACCCCGCAAAAGCGCCGCCCTTTCAGCCTGGCCGCCATGGGCCGGGGTGTCCGGCGACTGGTGACGGACCCGATGTTCATGGGCCTGACCTTCATCGGCGGATTCGGCATGGCCAGTTTCTTCGTCTTCCTGGCCACGGCGACCTTTGTCTACACCAAGAGCTACGGCATGACCCCCACCGGGTTCTCCATCGCCTTCGCGCTGAACGCGGTCGGCTTCTTCTCCGCCTCGCAGATGGCCGGGCCGCTGGGTGCGCGGTTCGGCATCACCCGGCTGGTGCGCCTGGGCGTCACCGGGTTCTTCGTCTCCGAACTGGTGCTGCTGACGCTGGTGCTTTCGGGGGTGGGCGGCATGTATGTGGTGATCCCCGGTCTCTTCATCGGCAACGCCTTCCTGGGGCTGGTGATCCCGACGACCATGGTTCTGGCGCTGGACGATCACGGCGATCTGGCCGGGCTGGCCGCCTCTCTCGGGGGGACGATGCAGATGGTCGCCGGGGGCGTGATGATCGGTCTCGTGGGGCCGTTCACCGATGGCAGCGAAGCGCCGATGGTCGCCGCGATCGCCATGTGCGCCACGATCAGCTTCGTACTGATGCTTCTGACTTTCCGGCGACGCATCGTCACCGCCTGA
- a CDS encoding sulfite exporter TauE/SafE family protein — MDDFGLLMSMGALLVVIGALAGVLAGLLGVGGGIVLVPAFFYAFQTLGYDGPGLMQVCLGTSLATIIVTSARSLQSHHRKGAVDWAILRGWAPGIVLGAIAGVTVAAGVSSLALQVLFGCLGIVIGLYLAFGKPHWRIAQEMPGLLTRSVLSPALGFLSVLMGIGGGSFGVPVMTLYGRPIHRAVATAAGFGMLIAVPSVIGFAVLDIPATARPPLTLGAINLPAFLLVIAMTLITAPLGARLAHATDPRPLRRIFALFLLVVAGNMLRGAIFG; from the coding sequence ATGGATGATTTCGGGCTGCTGATGTCGATGGGCGCGCTGCTGGTGGTGATCGGGGCGCTGGCGGGCGTGCTGGCCGGCCTCCTGGGCGTGGGTGGCGGGATCGTGCTGGTGCCGGCATTCTTCTATGCGTTCCAGACGCTTGGCTATGACGGCCCGGGGCTGATGCAGGTCTGCCTGGGGACCTCTCTGGCGACAATCATCGTGACCTCGGCCCGGTCGTTGCAAAGCCATCACCGCAAAGGCGCGGTGGATTGGGCGATCCTGCGCGGCTGGGCGCCGGGGATCGTGCTGGGCGCCATTGCGGGGGTCACGGTGGCGGCGGGGGTGTCCTCGCTGGCGTTGCAGGTGCTGTTTGGCTGCCTGGGTATCGTGATCGGCCTTTACCTTGCGTTCGGCAAGCCGCATTGGCGCATCGCGCAGGAGATGCCGGGCCTGCTGACCCGGTCGGTTCTGTCGCCGGCCCTGGGGTTCCTGTCGGTGCTGATGGGCATCGGTGGCGGCAGTTTCGGCGTGCCGGTGATGACGCTATATGGCCGGCCGATCCACCGCGCCGTCGCCACGGCGGCCGGGTTCGGAATGCTGATCGCCGTGCCTTCGGTCATCGGCTTCGCGGTGCTGGACATTCCCGCCACCGCCCGTCCGCCGCTGACCCTGGGGGCGATCAACCTGCCGGCCTTTCTGCTGGTCATTGCCATGACGCTGATCACCGCGCCGCTGGGCGCGCGGCTGGCCCACGCGACGGACCCGCGCCCGCTGCGTCGCATTTTCGCCCTGTTTCTGCTGGTTGTGGCGGGGAACATGCTGCGCGGGGCGATCTTTGGTTAG
- a CDS encoding DUF1289 domain-containing protein yields MSGGREIWKREEVSSPCINICVIHPQARLCTGCLRSIDEITGWARMSEAERQQIMAELPARGPLKAERRGGRAARLKKRDPGKE; encoded by the coding sequence ATGAGCGGCGGCCGCGAGATCTGGAAGCGGGAGGAGGTTTCCTCTCCGTGCATCAACATCTGCGTGATCCATCCGCAGGCCCGGCTGTGCACCGGCTGCCTGCGCTCCATCGACGAGATCACCGGTTGGGCCCGGATGAGCGAGGCGGAGCGACAGCAGATCATGGCCGAACTGCCCGCCCGTGGCCCGCTGAAGGCCGAACGCCGGGGCGGCCGCGCCGCGCGCCTGAAAAAGCGGGATCCGGGCAAGGAATAG
- the ruvX gene encoding Holliday junction resolvase RuvX, producing MIIEDMAEFAAALPDFGGLAGLDLGDRTIGVAVSDTMRGVATPLETIRRKKFTPDAQALLAIADSRRICGLVLGLPRNMDGTEGPRCQATRAFARNLTRLTDLPISFWDERLSTVAAERALLEADTSRRRRAEVIDHVAASYILQGALDRLRHLGAA from the coding sequence ATGATCATCGAGGACATGGCCGAATTCGCCGCCGCCTTGCCCGATTTCGGCGGGTTGGCCGGGTTGGACCTGGGCGACCGGACAATCGGCGTCGCGGTCAGCGACACGATGCGCGGGGTCGCCACCCCTCTTGAGACGATCCGGCGCAAGAAGTTCACACCCGACGCGCAGGCTCTGCTGGCGATTGCAGACAGCCGCCGCATCTGCGGGCTGGTGCTGGGCCTGCCGCGCAACATGGACGGCACCGAAGGGCCGCGCTGCCAGGCCACCCGCGCCTTTGCCCGCAATCTGACACGGCTGACGGATCTGCCGATCTCCTTCTGGGATGAACGGCTGTCCACGGTGGCGGCCGAACGGGCCCTGCTGGAGGCTGATACCTCCCGTCGGCGCCGGGCGGAGGTGATCGACCACGTCGCCGCCTCCTATATCCTGCAAGGCGCGCTGGACCGGCTGCGCCATCTGGGGGCGGCATGA
- the ccmI gene encoding c-type cytochrome biogenesis protein CcmI, with product MPTMLFWVIIAALCLGVAAVLARALLQGGEDDGPTSAAAFDVAVYRDQLAEVDRDLARGTLPQAEGDRLRTEISRRLLAADARARAGADAGPATTTAHRWPALLAAGAVVAGAASLYLMTGAPGYGDLPRADRLAAAQARLADRPSQAEAEDRLPEALAIPGATPSQEFTALMEKLRQAVADRPDDLQGLRLLARNEATLGNFTAAHQAQARVLELTGPEASSRDFADHADMMILAAGGYVSPAAERSLRTALSRDPDDGVANYYFGLLMNQVGRPDVAFRLWDRLLRRGPADAPWIAAIRSQIPDVAADAGRPNYTLPISAEPLAGPSLAEMEAAQDMDDADRAAMIRGMVDSLSDRLARQGGSAAEWARLITALGVLDETAQARAIHAEAQKVFAARPAELDQVDAAARRAGVLQ from the coding sequence ATGCCCACGATGCTGTTCTGGGTGATCATCGCCGCGCTGTGCCTGGGTGTGGCCGCCGTTCTGGCCCGCGCCCTTCTGCAAGGCGGGGAGGACGACGGCCCGACCTCGGCGGCGGCCTTCGATGTGGCCGTCTACCGCGATCAGCTGGCGGAGGTCGATCGCGACCTGGCGCGCGGCACCCTGCCCCAGGCCGAAGGCGACCGCCTGCGCACCGAGATCTCCCGCCGGTTGCTGGCCGCCGATGCCCGCGCCCGGGCCGGTGCGGATGCCGGGCCCGCCACGACCACCGCACATCGCTGGCCCGCCCTACTGGCGGCCGGGGCCGTGGTGGCGGGGGCGGCGTCCCTCTACCTGATGACAGGCGCGCCGGGCTATGGCGATCTGCCGCGCGCCGACCGGCTGGCCGCGGCCCAGGCCCGGCTGGCGGACCGTCCCTCGCAAGCGGAGGCAGAGGACCGCCTGCCCGAAGCCCTTGCCATTCCCGGCGCCACCCCGTCGCAGGAGTTCACCGCCCTGATGGAAAAGTTGCGACAGGCCGTGGCGGACCGTCCCGACGACCTGCAAGGATTGCGCCTGCTGGCCCGAAACGAGGCGACATTGGGCAATTTCACCGCCGCCCACCAGGCCCAGGCCCGCGTTCTGGAGCTGACCGGCCCGGAGGCCAGTAGCCGCGATTTCGCCGATCACGCCGACATGATGATCCTGGCGGCGGGCGGCTATGTCTCGCCGGCGGCAGAGCGGTCGTTGCGCACCGCCCTGTCCCGCGATCCCGATGACGGTGTGGCCAATTACTACTTCGGTCTGCTGATGAATCAGGTCGGCCGCCCCGATGTCGCGTTCCGCCTGTGGGACCGGCTGCTGCGGCGCGGCCCGGCGGATGCGCCGTGGATCGCCGCGATCCGCAGCCAGATCCCCGATGTCGCCGCAGATGCCGGGCGCCCGAATTATACCCTGCCGATATCAGCCGAACCGCTGGCCGGCCCTTCCCTCGCCGAGATGGAGGCCGCGCAGGACATGGATGACGCGGACCGCGCCGCGATGATCCGGGGCATGGTCGACAGCCTGTCCGACCGCCTGGCCCGCCAGGGCGGCAGTGCCGCCGAATGGGCGCGGCTGATCACCGCGTTGGGTGTTCTGGACGAGACGGCGCAGGCCCGCGCCATTCATGCGGAGGCGCAAAAGGTCTTTGCCGCGCGTCCCGCCGAACTGGACCAGGTTGATGCGGCGGCGCGCCGCGCGGGAGTGCTGCAATGA
- a CDS encoding sarcosine oxidase subunit beta family protein — protein MKRYSAFAIAREAARYHSGWDRAWRSPAPKPHYDVVIVGAGGHGLATAYYLGKTFGITNVAVIEKGWLGGGNTGRNTTIIRSNYLQDPSAAIYEKARSLYETLSQDLNYNIMFSPRGVMMLAQTEHEVRGYKRTAHANAHQGVQTEYITPERVKELVPIISLDGPRYPVLGALWQARGGTARHDAVAWGYARACSAMGMDIIQQCEVTGIDRDAQGDVAAVETTQGRITCGKLGIVVAGHSGVLAQMAGFRLPVESVALQALVSEPIKPCMDVVVMANTVHGYMSQSDKGEMVIGGGADGYNNYTQRGSFHHVEETVRALVETFPMISRLKMLRQWGGIVDMTGDRSPIISPTPLGNCYINCGWGTGGFKAIPGSGWAMAEMMAKGTPGPLARDFGLDRFRAGRFIDESVAAGVAH, from the coding sequence ATGAAACGCTATTCCGCCTTTGCCATCGCCCGCGAGGCAGCCAGGTACCACAGTGGCTGGGACCGCGCCTGGCGGTCTCCCGCGCCGAAGCCGCATTACGACGTGGTGATCGTGGGCGCGGGGGGGCATGGGTTGGCCACCGCCTATTACCTGGGCAAGACCTTTGGAATCACCAACGTGGCAGTGATCGAAAAGGGCTGGCTGGGTGGCGGCAACACCGGGCGCAATACCACGATCATCCGGTCGAACTACCTTCAGGATCCGTCTGCCGCGATCTACGAGAAGGCGCGCAGCCTTTACGAGACGCTCAGCCAGGATCTGAACTACAACATCATGTTCTCCCCGCGCGGCGTGATGATGCTGGCCCAGACCGAACACGAGGTGCGCGGCTACAAGCGCACCGCCCATGCCAATGCCCATCAGGGCGTGCAGACCGAATACATCACCCCCGAACGGGTCAAGGAACTGGTACCGATCATTTCCCTGGACGGGCCGCGCTACCCGGTGCTGGGCGCGCTGTGGCAGGCGCGGGGCGGTACCGCGCGCCACGATGCCGTGGCCTGGGGCTACGCGCGGGCCTGCTCGGCGATGGGCATGGACATCATCCAGCAATGCGAGGTCACGGGCATCGACCGCGACGCGCAAGGCGATGTCGCGGCGGTGGAGACGACGCAGGGCCGCATCACCTGCGGCAAGTTGGGGATCGTCGTGGCAGGCCATTCCGGAGTGCTGGCGCAAATGGCGGGCTTTCGCCTGCCGGTGGAAAGCGTGGCCTTGCAGGCGCTGGTATCGGAACCGATCAAGCCCTGCATGGACGTGGTCGTCATGGCCAACACGGTGCACGGCTACATGTCGCAATCCGACAAGGGCGAGATGGTGATCGGCGGTGGCGCGGACGGGTACAACAACTACACCCAACGTGGCAGTTTCCATCATGTCGAGGAAACGGTGCGCGCGCTGGTGGAGACCTTTCCGATGATCTCCCGGTTGAAGATGCTGCGCCAATGGGGCGGGATCGTGGACATGACCGGGGATCGTTCCCCCATCATTTCACCCACACCGCTGGGAAATTGCTATATCAATTGCGGCTGGGGCACCGGCGGCTTCAAGGCGATCCCCGGATCCGGCTGGGCCATGGCCGAGATGATGGCCAAGGGCACACCCGGTCCGCTGGCCCGCGACTTCGGGCTGGACCGGTTCCGCGCCGGACGGTTCATCGACGAAAGCGTGGCCGCCGGGGTGGCGCATTGA
- a CDS encoding sarcosine oxidase subunit delta: protein MLLLDCPYCGVTAEETEFHGGGEAHIARPAPQAEADMFEAYLFHRENPRGVHFERWRHVNGCGKWFNVARDTATLEVFGTYSAQMTAPPDDLLKTIRSRRPDFVWRDIA from the coding sequence ATGCTGCTGCTTGACTGTCCCTATTGCGGTGTCACCGCCGAAGAGACCGAATTCCACGGTGGCGGCGAGGCGCATATCGCCCGCCCCGCCCCCCAGGCCGAGGCCGACATGTTCGAGGCCTACCTGTTTCACCGGGAGAACCCGCGCGGTGTGCATTTCGAGCGTTGGCGCCATGTGAATGGCTGTGGGAAATGGTTCAACGTCGCCCGCGATACCGCCACGCTTGAGGTCTTCGGCACCTATTCCGCCCAGATGACCGCGCCGCCCGACGATCTGCTGAAAACGATCCGCAGCCGCAGGCCCGATTTCGTCTGGCGCGATATCGCATGA